The genome window TTGGTTGAATAAGTCTGTGCAAGTGGAATATTTATAAGGGAAAGGTACATAATTAAAGCTTGAATTATATAGAAATGCTATGAAATAGCTTggtttaaaatttatgtaattaGGTGGAGGtaatcttaaaattcttaacatgccttgtttttccctttctgcagaGTGTGTATAAATGTGACTTCCTGAATTTGCAGCTTCAGCAACCACTGCAGCTTGCACAGGATGCTGTAGATGCCTTTTTGAAGCAGCTAAAAAACCCTATTGATTCTCTTCCTGGAGAACTTTTCCATGTggttgttttctctctccttctttcctattttccatcACCTTACCAGCGATGGATTTGCTGCAAGAAAGCCCATGAACTGTTAGTGTTAAATGGTTTATTGCTTATCATCACACCTGATTCCTCCCATCAGAATCGTCACGCTATGATGATGAAAAGCTGGAAGATTGCTATAGAGTCCCTGGGCTTTAAACGTTTCAAGTATTCAAAATTTTCACATATGCATCTGATGGCATTTAGAAAAACCTCCCTAAAAACCACAAGTGACTTGGTTAGTAGGAACTATCCAGGGATGTTATATATTCCTCAAGATTTCAACAGTATAGAAGATGAGGAATATTCTAACCCTTCCTGCTACGTTCGATCAGATATAGAAGATGAACAGCTAGCATATGGTTTCACAGAGCTCCCTGATGCTCCATACGACTCAGATTCTGGAGAAAGTCAATCCAGCTCTATTCCTTTTTATGAGCTAGAAGATCCCATATTACTTTTAAGTTAATATAAAAGCAAAAGGCCCTTTCAGTCCAGACTCCTAAACTTAATTGCTTACACTAATCAGAAATACTAACATGAACTCAGTACTTAAAACCTGCTTTGCATAGAAGAAATGCAAAGGTTTACAgagtttgctatttttttctacttctggattttaaaatttattcttatatAGAAAGCTTAAAGTTTCACGCAGAGTGACTCCTGTCATAGCAGAAACCACTGTTATTTTAGCATTTAGCACTAAGATATTATAGAAAGGTACCTTTTTCTCTTTAGtgctattgtgaaaaatgaagCATAATTTgctatgtatttttcttattttcatcttttcagtGTTGACTTTAAACCATTGCAATGAGAAACTAAGATATGTAGAAAGCTGTAGATTGCACTTTGATGACTCACAAGTTAAATGTGACAGAGATAGATTGGTTTAGTAGTTTTGTGATgcacttattcttttttctaactaAATTGTTACCTGTTATAGAAAGCCATTTTGGCTCAGTTTTGTCTGATGATTGAAcattccccaaactttttggaattgataattcttattttttcttgcttgctcATTTGGCAGCATCAGACATTGGGGAGATATTTCCCCCAAAGTATGTATTCTAATTTGATTAGCATAGTACAGTAAACACCATTGCCAGAATAGAGTTTTCATATCTTTCGTGTTGATTTGGGCCTTGGTGTTAAGTATATTTAACGGTGAGAattcacttttacttttttacatttaggtttcatTTACAGAATTTTCTGTTTAAGCAAGGAACAATATAATACTCAATACTGACCCGAAACACATTTGTGAAAGGGTTTGCACTTGTAAGAGAGCTTATGTTCTACCTAGACCAACCTTAATAGGGTCCTCACCTTTCCATTAAGGAGGTGCTGCACTACAAGTCTGGaattatatagaaaaattttaaattaacccTCTGCTGGTAATCTCATAAAATAGTTTTGACGTTTCGGTATTCTAATTTCTATCTAAATCCTAgcagaaatttttctttgaatatataaacCATTAGTTGGCTGTGGGAATTTTCCCTTTCCACATTGATAAATGCCTTTCTGTGTTTCTGAATCAGAAGCAAATGATTAAGGAGAAATATATGTCCAACAAGACAAGATTAGTTTAAATGGCTAAGAACATTTAGTCCACATTGTCTTGTCAGCCAGCAATTGTCATGTAAACTATCATTTTTAAGAGTGCCactgtgtggattttttttcaagtggttattacattaaaattaccTCATACTGAGGTTTTTGCACTGAAATATCACAGTTTCAGATTTCATGGTTAATGTTGTGTGTGTgcgtttttaaaggaaatttgcaTTTTCAATAGTTGATCCTAAATTCATAAACTGAACTTCTTTACTCTGATAAAGGTGTTTTTGTGCTTATTGTGAATTGCTGTAGTTAACTCTGAATGTCaaactttatttagaaataaaaaatttactcttTAAGATATAAATGGTTGAGTGTGTATACccaatatttcaaattaaatttcaCATTCTAAATTAATGAAAGTAACAAGATTGTAATTAACCTAAAAGTCAGTTGagtaaatgcaataaatattggttgcTCAAATATGCCAGAAGTAACTTGAagtttttcatttactttcaatAGCATAAGATTACTTAATAATAAGGAATAATTAGGACTTTCTTTCCAATTAAGAACTACAGGTCAAGTCTTGTAACTcgcccaaaagaagaaaaaaaaacactgtgtTCAGGGTAACATAGAAATGTGTGTTGTTAGTACCTCCTTTACCATACGGTCCGTTTTCTGTGATTTGGCTAAATGCTatcttaaaggcaaagaaaagcaaCATACCAAACAAAAGTGCtttgaaagtaaatgaaaacagtGCTTTTGAGAGGCTGGTGTAAGTATTGATATATGACCTTGGAGTTAGCCCATGTGTTACAGCTAAAATGTTGGTGCTATAAATTCTTCTGATTGTTTACAGATGTTGATTCTGCTTATGCTCCAAAGTGTGCATGATGTATTTTAAGtagtactttaaagaaaaatctctttataAAAATCTGTACTCTCACTTAGTATAAATTTGTTTGGATTTATAAATCTCATTTGTTACTACTACTGTAAATTCATCTTCAAAATTAGGTTGGCGCAAGATTTAAACTAATATGTATTCCACCAAAGCCAATTCaacatataaatgttaaaatataagcAGTCATGTGGGTTGGTGCCAGATTATATATGTAATGACACAAGAAGTTATTAGAGCCTTTAATACTGTATGGGTACTCTTGAGAATGATTTTGTTTGGATATGAAGAAGTTAAGGGGCCTCCTGTCACATTCACAACAGTATTCTCCAAAATAATTTGATGTTTCAAAAACAAATGATCATTTGCTTGGTTTCTTCAGGATTATGACTAGATCAAGTGGTTTATATGGTAGTTGCCAAGTGGTGGGAGGTGGCTTACCTGAAAATGTATGTTtgtgtttgttgtattttttcacattttgtgaACAAagcacatttattaaaaattttaaattttctaatattccTTGTCTATTATTTACGAACTGAAAGTTTTGTGGTCTTGACCTAATCTCACTAAGTGATTTCAGAATTGGGaagcaatttaaaacttaaatgacTTAGAATTTTCTATCTGGTTTCATCTAGTCCAGTCCCTTAATTTCATAAATTCATTCACTGAGATCCAGAGAGCTCAAGTGACTTCCCCATTATCATGCTATTTACCGACGAACAAGgacaacaaacaacaaattctagttcattatatgtcaactatatcatACCCTGCTTTCCTTGAAAGTTAATTACATCCAAGATAATTTACCTAAGTATATCAGTTATTTTAGGACAGCAGATGGCTTTCTCATGATGTGAAAGAGTTCTTTATTCATTAAACAGATATTTGAATTCTACCAAGTGCAATATTCTGGGAAAACAGCAGGGCTTGGTGTGTTCACAGTCCCCTCCTTTCATTGGAACTTACGAGCTAATGAAGACGACAAGCATTCTACACAGAGTTAACATCTGTATAAGTATCTGTATAACATCTGTATAAGTAGGAATGATTGCCTACTGATCCTATACCTTTGCTCCTGCTTAACTTCCTTGTTTCCTAAATAGAACAGgaggcaaaaaaattttaaaacacaacaaaaactgTTTAGCAAATCACAAACATATTGTAGATAAGAGGGATGTATTGTTCATCCCTCCAGAAAAgtgcaaactgaaaataaattctgATTGTTAAAGGCAGGGAAAAAATGGAATTGAGCTTTTGCTCCATTTTCCCACACTTTCTGAGCACAGTGCTGCAATGGTATTCCTCTTCAAAGAGTCCACATACTAGGTAAGTAG of Physeter macrocephalus isolate SW-GA chromosome 5, ASM283717v5, whole genome shotgun sequence contains these proteins:
- the SAMTOR gene encoding S-adenosylmethionine sensor upstream of mTORC1 produces the protein MEPGAGGRSAARGHGARPPSIPPPREQERKLEQEKLSGVVKSVHRRLRKKYREVGDFDKIWREHCEDEETLCEYAVAMKNLADNHWAKTCEGEGRIEWCCSVCREYFQNGGKRKALEKDEKRAVLATKTTPALNMHDSSKLEGHLTNLSFTNPEFITELLQTSGKIRLLDVGSCFNPFLKFEEFLTVGIDIVPAVESVYKCDFLNLQLQQPLQLAQDAVDAFLKQLKNPIDSLPGELFHVVVFSLLLSYFPSPYQRWICCKKAHELLVLNGLLLIITPDSSHQNRHAMMMKSWKIAIESLGFKRFKYSKFSHMHLMAFRKTSLKTTSDLVSRNYPGMLYIPQDFNSIEDEEYSNPSCYVRSDIEDEQLAYGFTELPDAPYDSDSGESQSSSIPFYELEDPILLLS